In Labrys monachus, the genomic stretch TTCCACACCACGCTGTCGCCGCAGACGAAGGCGAGGGCGGCGTTCCAGGACCACACGGCCACGGGAAAATTGAAGGCCGAGATCACGCCGACGACGCCGGCCGGATGCCATTGCTCCATCATGCGGTGGTCGCCGCGCTCCGAGGCGATGGTGAGGCCGTAGAGCTGGCGGGACAGGCCGGTGGCGAAGTCGCAGATGTCGATCATCTCCTGCACTTCGCCGAGGCCTTCGGAAATGATCTTGCCGACCTCCAGCGAGACCAGGCGGCCGAGCTCGGCCTTGGCGGCGCGCAGCTCCTCGCCGAGCAGGCGGACGAGCTCGCCGCGCTGCGGACCGGGCACCTTGCGCCAGGCTTCGAAGGCGGCCTGCGCCCTGCCGACGGCGGCGGTGACCTCGGCCGGCGTCGCCTCCGCGACCTCGCCGATGACCTCGCCGGTGAGCGGCGTGCGGACGATGCGCGAGCCGCCCGAGTAACGTTCCGCCGGCACGTCCAGCCTCGCAAGAAGCCCGCGAATTTCGGCAGCAAAACCGGTGTTCGACTCGCCCTGGGAAAGGGTTTTCAGCATAGATGCTCGTCTCTTATCAATATGTTCCGGGCACGCTCATACCCTTTTTGCATGGGTGCAGGCTAGCCCGGTCTCCGAAGACAGGCAAGAGCAGCCCCGGACTGCTTTGGTACGCGGCGTAAGTCCTTGAGAAATCAAGAGATGCGGGATCCTCCCAGGGGAGGGCGGCCCGGCGGTATCCGTCGCCCCGGAGGGGAGGCCGATCGCTGCGGCAGAATCAGCCGGGGAAAACCGCGCCGGCGGGATCGGCTCGCGGCGTCCGGCAAAAGCGGGCGTCGGGCGGGCGCCGGGGAGGCCGGCGAGGAGGTCCGTCGTCATGGCGGGTTCCGGGTCATTGCGGTGCGGACCCTAGGCGGAAAGATATGAACAATTCGTCGCCGCATCGGCCCTGCCGGACGGTCAAGTCCGTCACGTGAGGTCCGTCAGGCGAAGTTCATGGGATCGATGTCGATCTCGAGCGCCAACTGCCCGGTCGGCTTGGGCGCGGCGGCGAGCCAGGCGCGGATATAGTCCTGCAGGGCGAAGTCGCGCGGCGCCTGCAGGATGAGGCGCATGCGGTGGCGCCCGCGGATCACCGCGATCGGCGCCTCGGCCGGGCCGAGCACGCGCAGCGCCGCGTCGAAAGGGGCGGCCTTGGCCAGCAGGCGGGCGAAGGTCTCGGCCTTGGCGCGGTCCTCGTCGAGGATGGTCAGCGAGGCCATGCGGCCATAGGGCGGCAGGCCGGCCTGCGCGCGGATGGCGATCTCGCGGGCATAGAAGCTCTCCTTGTCGCCGGAGATCAGGGCCTGCATCACCGGATGGCCGGGATCGTAGCTCTGCAGCAAGGCGCGGCCCGGCTTGTCGCCCCGCCCGGCCCGGCCGGTGACCTGCCCGAGCAGCTGGAAGGTGCGCTCGGCGGCGCGCGGATCGCCGGTGCCGAGCCCGAGATCGGCGTCGATGACGCCGACCAGGGTCAGGTGCGGAAAATTATGGCCCTTCGCCACCAGCTGCGTGCCGATGACGAGGTTCGCATCGCCCCGCGCCACGGTCTCCAGCTCCTGCTTCAGCTTTTCGGTGCTCGCGAACAGGTCGCTCGACAGGATGACGGTATGGGCCTGCGGAAACAGGCCCGCCACTTCCTCGGCGATGCGCTCGACGCCCGGCCCGCAGGGGGTGAGCGTGTCCTCCGCCTCGCAGCTGGGGCACTGGCGCGGCACCGGTGCGGTATGGCCGCAATGGTGGCAGACCAGGCTCTTGCGGAAACGGTGCTCCACCAGCCAGGCGGTGCAATGCGGGCACTGGAAGCGGTGGCCGCATTTGCGGCACAGCGTCAGCGGGGCATAGCCGCGCCGGTTGAGGAAGAGCAGGGCCTGGTCGCCGGCGGCGATCGTCTCACGCACGGCCTCGGCGAGGCGGGGGGCGATGAACCGGCCGCGCTCCGGCCCGCCGCTGCGCATGTCGATGGCGGCGATCGCAGGCAGGCTGCGGCCGCCGAAGCGTTCCGGCAGGATGAGGTGGTCGTAGCGGCCGCGGTCGGCATTGACCCGGCTTTCGATGGAGGGCGTCGCGGAGGCCAGCACGACGGCGGCATCGACGAGACGGGCGCGCACCACCGCCATGTCGCGGGCATGGTAGCGCGGCCCGTCCTCCTGCTTGTAGGCGCTGTCGTGCTCCTCGTCGACGACGACGAGGCGCAGGTCCGCGAAGGGCAGGAACAGCGCCGAGCGGGCGCCCGCGACCACCGCGACCTCGCCCTTGGCGATGCCGTGCCACAGCCGGGCCCGCTTGTTGGCGGCGACGCCCGAATGCCATTCGGCGGGCCGGACGCCGAAGCGGGCGGCGAAACGGTCGAGGAACTGGTTGGTGAGCGCGATCTCCGGCAGCATGATCAGCGCCTGCCCGCCCTGGCGCACCGCCTCGGCCACCGCCTCGAAATAGACCTCCGTCTTGCCGGAGCCGGTGACGCCTTCGAGCAGGGTGGCGGCGAAGCGCCGGGCGGCGACCTTCTGCGTCAGGTCGGCCGCGGCGCGGGCCTGGGCCTCGCTGAGGCTGGCGGCGGCGAAGTCGAGGTCGGGCATGCGGGCGGCCGGCTCGGGCGGCAGGGCCACCGGCGTCACGGCGCCCGCATCGACCAGGCCGTCGATCACGCCGGGCGAGACGCCGGTCGCCTCGATGAGGGCCTTCTTCTCATGGACGAAGCCGTCCGCCAGATGGCCGAGCACGCGCCGGCGGGCCGGCGTCAGGCGTTCGGGCTCGCTGCCGCCCAGCCGGTAGCCGAGGCGCGGTTTTTCCGGCGGCAGTTCGGGCGCCCGCAGCGCCATGCGCATCACCATGCCGCGCGGCGTCAGCGTCCAGTTCGACACCCATTCGATGAAGCGGCGCATGTCCTCGCGCAGAGGCGGCACGGCGAGCCGCTCCTCGACATATTTGAGCCGGTTGGAGGAGGCCGGCAGCACGCCGTCGCCGTCCCAGACGACGCCGACCGTCTCGCGCGGGCCGAGGGTGACGCGCACGACGTCGCCGGGCATCAGCACATTGCCGAACGGGACGCGGTAGCTGTAGGTGCGCTCCAGCGCCACCGGCAGCATGATTTCGACGACCTCGCCCGGATTTGCCATGGGGGTTAGGTCGGGGAGGACGCCGAGTCTGTCAAGGTTTCCTCCCGGGAGCGCAACGTCCTGGGAGCGCGGGCGTCCCGCCCGCCTCTTCCTTCCGCTTCCGCTCACGATACGGATGAAGGTGGGTGATAGTGGTCCGCCGCTTTCGGCACCGATGCTGTTTCCAAGAGCGGGCGGGACGCCCGCGCTCCCGGGATGTCCGCGCTCCGGCAAACCTTGCGCCCTCCCGCCCGCTCGTCTAATCACGCGCAAGTCCAATCCGAGGTGATGATCATGGCCACGCAAAAGCTTCTCCTTCTCCCTGGCGACGGTATCGGCGTCGAAGTGATGGCGGAGGTGAAGCGCCTGATCGCCTTCCTCAACAAGACCGGCCTCACCGCCTTCGAGACGGAAGAGGATCTCGTCGGCGGCGCCGCCTACGACGCCCACGGCAAGGCGATCTCCGACGCGGCGATGGGCCTCGCCCAGGCCGCCGATGCGGTGATGTTCGGCGCGGTCGGCGGGCCGAAATGGGCCGACGTGCCCTATGCGGCGCGTCCCGAAGCCGGCCTGCTGCGCCTGCGCAAGGATCTCGGCCTGTTCGCCAATCTGCGGCCGGCCGTCTGCTATCCGGCGCTCGCCGACGCCTCCTCGCTGAAGCGCGAGCTGGTCGAAGGCCTCGACATCATGATCGTGCGAGAGCTCACCGGCGGGGTCTATTTCGGCGAGCCGAAGGAGATCGTCACACTGGAGAACGGCGAGAAGCGCGCCGTCGACACCCAGGTCTACACCACCCACGAGATCGAGCGCATCGCCCGCGTCGCCTTCGACCTCGCCAAGGTGCGCGGCAATCTGGTGCACTCCTCGGAAAAGCACAACGTCATGAAGTCCGGCGTGCTGTGGAAGCAGGTCGTCACCGCCGTGCACAAGGCCGAATATCCCGAGGTGAAGCTCGAGCATATCCTGGCCGACAATTGCGGCATGCAGCTGGTGCGCACGCCCAAGCAGTTCGACGTCATCGTCTGCGACAACCTGTTCGGCGACATGCTCTCGGACGTCGCGGCGATGCTGACGGGCTCGCTCGGCATGCTGCCTTCCGCCTCGCTCGGCGCGACCGATCCGACGACCGGCAAGCGCAAGGCGATGTATGAGCCGGTGCACGGCTCGGCGCCGGACATCGCCGGCCGCGGCCTGGCCAACCCGATCGCGACGCTCGCCTCCTTCGGCATGGCGCTGCGCTATTCCTTCGGCCTCGCCGAGGCGGCCGACCGCCTCGACGCGGCGATCGCCGCCGCGCTGGACGAGGGCCTGCGCACCAAGGACATCGCCTCCGCCGGCCAGAACGCCGTCTCGACCAGCGAGATGGGCTCCGCCGTGCTGAAGGCGCTGGAACAGGCGGCGTAGGATCTTCCGCCCGGCCGGGCGGGTTGGAGGGTCGATCACCGATCGACCTTCCTGGAAACGCCGGGCGTGCCGGAAGGGAAGAGGTCGATCGGTGATCGACCCTCCCATCGCGTCCTTCTTCCGAAGAGCGCCCGGGAAGAGCCTTGCCTCCGGCGCGTTTTCTTGGCACCCATGCCGCATGGTTTCTCCCCGCCCGCCCTCCTTCATCCGGACGTTCCTGGCTACGGAAGCGGCAGGCGGCGTGATCCTCATGGCGGTGGCGGCGTTGGCGCTCGCCGTCGCCAACTCGCCGCTGAGCGGGGCCTATTTCGATCTGCTCCATCTTCATATCGGCGGCCTCAGCCTCCTGCACTGGATCAATGACGGGCTGATGGCCCTGTTCTTCCTGCTGGTCGGCCTGGAGATCAAGCGCGAGGTGCTGAAGGGCCAGCTGTCGAACTGGCCGCGCCGGGCCCTGCCGGGCGTCGCCGCGCTCGGCGGCATGGTGGTGCCGGCGCTGGTCTTCGTCGCGGTGAACTGGCACCAGCCCGAGACGCTGCGCGGCTGGGCCATTCCCTCGGCCACCGACATCGCCTTCGCCCTCGGCGTGCTCGCTTTGCTCGGCTCCTACGCGCCGGCCTCGCTCAAGGTGTTCCTCACCGCGCTCGCCATCATCGACGATCTCGGCGCCGTGCTGATCATCGCGCTGTTCTATACGGCCGGGCTCGACGGGCTCGCGCTGGCGGGCGTCGGCGTGGTGCTGCTGGCGCTCGCCGCCATGAACCGGTTCGGCGTCGTTTTCCTGCCCGCCTATCTCGCCCTCGGCGCGGTGCTGTGGGTGCTGACGCTGATGTCGGGCATCCACGCCACGCTCGCCGGCGTGGCGCTCGCCTTCGCCATTCCGCTGCGCGGCGCGGCGGGCGGGGAGAAGTCGCCGCTGCACCGCCTCGAACACGGCCTGCATCCCTGGGTGACCTTCCTGATCGTCCCGGTGTTCGGCTTCGCCAATGCCGGGGTTTCCCTGGCCGGCCTCTCGCCCGCCCGCCTGGCCGACCCCGTCACGCTCGGCGTGGCGCTCGGCCTGTTCGCCGGCAAGCAGGCGGGCGTGTTCGCTTTCGCCGCGCTGGCGATCCGCGCCGGATGGGCGGAGCTGCCGCATCGGGCGAGCTGGGTCCAGCTCTATGGCGTGGCGCTGCTCTGCGGCATCGGCTTCACCATGAGCCTGTTCATCGGCGGCCTGGCTTATGCCGACACGCCGC encodes the following:
- a CDS encoding primosomal protein N', yielding MANPGEVVEIMLPVALERTYSYRVPFGNVLMPGDVVRVTLGPRETVGVVWDGDGVLPASSNRLKYVEERLAVPPLREDMRRFIEWVSNWTLTPRGMVMRMALRAPELPPEKPRLGYRLGGSEPERLTPARRRVLGHLADGFVHEKKALIEATGVSPGVIDGLVDAGAVTPVALPPEPAARMPDLDFAAASLSEAQARAAADLTQKVAARRFAATLLEGVTGSGKTEVYFEAVAEAVRQGGQALIMLPEIALTNQFLDRFAARFGVRPAEWHSGVAANKRARLWHGIAKGEVAVVAGARSALFLPFADLRLVVVDEEHDSAYKQEDGPRYHARDMAVVRARLVDAAVVLASATPSIESRVNADRGRYDHLILPERFGGRSLPAIAAIDMRSGGPERGRFIAPRLAEAVRETIAAGDQALLFLNRRGYAPLTLCRKCGHRFQCPHCTAWLVEHRFRKSLVCHHCGHTAPVPRQCPSCEAEDTLTPCGPGVERIAEEVAGLFPQAHTVILSSDLFASTEKLKQELETVARGDANLVIGTQLVAKGHNFPHLTLVGVIDADLGLGTGDPRAAERTFQLLGQVTGRAGRGDKPGRALLQSYDPGHPVMQALISGDKESFYAREIAIRAQAGLPPYGRMASLTILDEDRAKAETFARLLAKAAPFDAALRVLGPAEAPIAVIRGRHRMRLILQAPRDFALQDYIRAWLAAAPKPTGQLALEIDIDPMNFA
- the leuB gene encoding 3-isopropylmalate dehydrogenase; translation: MATQKLLLLPGDGIGVEVMAEVKRLIAFLNKTGLTAFETEEDLVGGAAYDAHGKAISDAAMGLAQAADAVMFGAVGGPKWADVPYAARPEAGLLRLRKDLGLFANLRPAVCYPALADASSLKRELVEGLDIMIVRELTGGVYFGEPKEIVTLENGEKRAVDTQVYTTHEIERIARVAFDLAKVRGNLVHSSEKHNVMKSGVLWKQVVTAVHKAEYPEVKLEHILADNCGMQLVRTPKQFDVIVCDNLFGDMLSDVAAMLTGSLGMLPSASLGATDPTTGKRKAMYEPVHGSAPDIAGRGLANPIATLASFGMALRYSFGLAEAADRLDAAIAAALDEGLRTKDIASAGQNAVSTSEMGSAVLKALEQAA
- the nhaA gene encoding Na+/H+ antiporter NhaA, giving the protein MVSPRPPSFIRTFLATEAAGGVILMAVAALALAVANSPLSGAYFDLLHLHIGGLSLLHWINDGLMALFFLLVGLEIKREVLKGQLSNWPRRALPGVAALGGMVVPALVFVAVNWHQPETLRGWAIPSATDIAFALGVLALLGSYAPASLKVFLTALAIIDDLGAVLIIALFYTAGLDGLALAGVGVVLLALAAMNRFGVVFLPAYLALGAVLWVLTLMSGIHATLAGVALAFAIPLRGAAGGEKSPLHRLEHGLHPWVTFLIVPVFGFANAGVSLAGLSPARLADPVTLGVALGLFAGKQAGVFAFAALAIRAGWAELPHRASWVQLYGVALLCGIGFTMSLFIGGLAYADTPLLLDETKIGVLLGSVLSAVAGAILLRLARPAARRRL